A region from the Methanobacterium sp. genome encodes:
- a CDS encoding M20/M25/M40 family metallo-hydrolase: MQEALEYVDQNLDAFIEDLKVLCSIPSVSAENRCIEEASVKVMGIMKGAGIDSRILRLDDANPLVYGEYKPESYEKTIIFYNHYDVQPADPLELWKSPPFEPTIRNNKIFARGVADNKGNIIARIKAVESILRTHGELPVAVKFIFEGEEEIGGVSLPRYVDKYEELFKADMGVWESGDRHENEIPTVKLGYKGIAYFDFKVIGPNKDVHSGRAGLIPNPIWRLMEFLSSLRDKNGRILIEGFYDDIDLVEGEEENLLKNIPFNDEEIMEKYGLNAFVGNYKGFDALKSLYLEPTCNIDGLHTGYAGASSKTIVPSEAYAKVDFRFLPGQKVENLLKNLYKHVKKYGFDDVDVNYLYGYEAAKIPASSFATEIIKEATAKTYGLKPLIYPISVGSSPVYNFINKLGIPTVSVGVEYWGSLVHAPNENIRIEDFRLGIKNIINIFDVLYKS; the protein is encoded by the coding sequence ATGCAGGAAGCGCTGGAATACGTTGACCAAAATTTAGATGCATTTATCGAAGATTTAAAAGTTTTATGTTCTATTCCATCAGTATCAGCGGAAAATAGATGTATAGAAGAAGCATCTGTGAAAGTAATGGGAATTATGAAGGGTGCAGGAATAGATTCAAGAATATTAAGACTTGATGATGCAAATCCATTAGTTTATGGTGAATACAAGCCAGAATCCTATGAAAAAACAATTATTTTTTATAATCATTACGATGTGCAGCCTGCAGATCCATTAGAGCTCTGGAAAAGCCCTCCTTTTGAACCAACCATTAGAAATAATAAAATATTTGCTCGTGGAGTTGCAGATAACAAGGGAAATATAATAGCCAGGATAAAAGCTGTAGAATCAATATTAAGGACTCATGGAGAACTTCCAGTTGCAGTAAAATTTATTTTTGAGGGAGAAGAGGAAATTGGAGGTGTTTCTCTTCCCCGATATGTGGATAAATATGAAGAGCTTTTTAAAGCGGATATGGGGGTTTGGGAATCAGGAGATCGGCATGAAAACGAAATACCAACCGTAAAATTGGGTTATAAAGGAATTGCTTATTTTGATTTTAAAGTTATAGGGCCGAATAAAGATGTGCATTCTGGAAGGGCTGGTTTAATTCCCAACCCTATATGGCGTTTAATGGAGTTTTTAAGCAGTTTAAGGGATAAAAACGGTAGAATACTTATTGAAGGTTTCTATGATGACATAGACTTGGTTGAAGGAGAAGAAGAAAACCTTCTAAAAAATATTCCCTTCAATGATGAGGAAATAATGGAAAAATATGGGCTAAATGCATTTGTAGGTAATTATAAAGGTTTTGATGCTCTAAAATCTTTATATTTGGAACCTACATGTAATATTGATGGTTTACATACTGGCTATGCTGGGGCAAGCTCCAAAACCATTGTACCAAGCGAAGCATATGCTAAAGTGGATTTTAGATTCCTTCCAGGACAAAAAGTAGAAAATCTACTTAAAAATCTTTATAAACACGTTAAAAAATATGGATTTGATGATGTAGATGTTAATTATCTTTATGGATACGAAGCTGCTAAAATTCCAGCCTCTTCCTTTGCAACTGAGATTATTAAAGAAGCTACAGCAAAAACATATGGTTTAAAACCTTTAATTTATCCTATTTCAGTTGGTAGCAGTCCTGTTTACAATTTTATCAATAAATTAGGGATACCAACAGTTTCTGTGGGTGTAGAATATTGGGGATCACTTGTTCATGCTCCAAATGAGAATATAAGGATAGAAGACTTTAGATTAGGTATTAAAAACATTATAAACATCTTTGATGTGTTATATAAAAGTTAA